In the genome of Streptobacillus canis, the window GCATAACTAATTACACCATAAAATGTTGATTTTATCAATGTTCATGAGTGTTTTTAGTATCAAAAAAAGCCAGTTTTTTGCTGGCTTTTTTGGTTATTTAGAGCTGTTTATTTCGGAACAGCCCCTTCTTATTTTCCCTCTTAATTCTTGTATATTTCTTGATCCAGTAAGTAACATTAAATTTTTAACATCCTTTTTCCAGACATTAATTGTTTCAATTAATGAGTTTTTCCCTTCCATTTCCAATACTTCTAAAAATGCTCTTGATACTCCTACTGCATTAGCTCCTAAAGCTAAAGCTTTTACAACATCAAGTGGATTTCTAATTCCACCACTAGCAAGAATTTCAAAATCATCTTTAAATTCCTTAGCTATTTCAAGGCTTTCTGCAGTAGTGTAACCTACTTCTTCATAGTATTTTTTCGAAACTTTTCTTCTGCTATTTTCTATTCTAGCAAAATCTGTTCCACCCTTCCCACTTATATCTAATATTTTTATTCCTAGTTCTTTTGCCTTAATAAAAGTTTCTCTTCCCATACCAAAACCTGTTTCTTTTAATATTACAGGTATAGAAATATTTGCTAAAATATCTTTTAAATTTGATTCCCAATTTTCAAAATTTCTATCTCCTTCTGGCATAAGCATTTCTTGTATCATATTAACATGAACTTGTAATAATTTAGCATTAGTCTTAGTTACAGCAGTTAGATGACTTTCTACAGGTTTATCTAAACCTAAGTTAACACCTCTATTTTTAGGATAATTATTCTCTTTATTCTTTAAAAATGGTGAATATGATCCTGGAAATAGAAATATTCCTGTTTTCTTGGCTACATATTCTAAATCCTTATTTATCTTATCTCCTTTTTCACTTCCTCCTGTAATGGCATTAATAAAAAATGGAAATTCAAAATCCACATTCCCTATATTAGTACTTGTATCTATTTCTTCTAAACCAAAAGAAGGTATAGAAATATATTCTAATTTATACATATCTAGACTGTTATTATCTTTAAAATCTTTTAGTGCAAACTTTAAGTGATCATCTTTTCTACTCATAAATACACTCCTACTATTTATCTATTTCTTCTTTTAATTGCATTAATAAATTCAATGCATTAAGTGGTGTCATATTATTAATATCAATATTTCTTAATTTATCTAATTTATCATTTAAAGTATCTATAGTTTCCTCTAATTTTTCTATTTTATCATAATTTTCATATTCAAAATTATCAAATAGAGATAATTGTCCATTTTGTTTTTCAACTTCAAAAGATTTAAGTAATTTAGTTGATTCTCTGATTATAGACTTAGGTAGTCCTGCTAGTTTTGCAACTTCTATACCATAAGATCTATCTGCTCCACCTTTAACTATAGTTCTTAAGAAATTAACTTTACCATTTTTTTCTTCAACTTCTATTCTATAATTCTTAATAGTTTCATACTCATTTTCAAGTTCAGTTAATTCATGATAATGTGTAGCAAATATTGATTTTGCATTAATATTTTCAACTATATATTTAGATATAGAGCTTGCAATCGCTAGTCCATCATAAGTTGATGTACCTCTTCCAACTTCATCAAGTATAATTAAAGAATTAGGTGTTGCAGAGTTTACTATACTTGCAACTTCACTCATTTCAACCATGAATGTAGACTGTCCTGAAAGTATATCATCACTTGCCCCTATTCTTGTAAGTACTTTATCAACAACATTTAATCTTGCACTACTTGCAGGGACAAATGAACCTATTTGAGCCATAATGCTTATTAAAGCTATTTGTTTCATATATGTAGACTTACCTGACATATTAGGCCCTGTAAGTATGATAAATCTATTTTTTTCATCAAAATATACATTGTTTGCAATAAATGTATTATCTCCTATTAATTTTTCAACTACAGGATGTCTTGCATCTTTAATCTCATAACTATCTTCTGTAAATGTAGGTCTTACATAGTTATTCTCTAATGCTGTGATAGTAAATGATATTAATATATCTACATAGGCTAATATATTTGATAGTTCTATGAATACATTTTTAAACTCTTTAATATATGAGCTTAGACTTTTAAAAATATTGTATTCAAGTTCTGTAATTTTAGCCTTAGAATTAATTATCTTATCTTCATAACTCTTGATTTCTTCAGTTATGAATCTTTCTGCATTAGATAAAGTTTGTTTTCTAATATATGTTTCAGGAACCATATTTAAGTTAGATTTAGAAACTTCTATAAAATACCCAAATACGTTGTTATACTTAATCTTTAAGTTTTTTATTCCTGTTTTTTCTCTTTCTCTTGCCTCTATTTCAAGTAATATGCTCGTACCATTATTCATGATATCTCTTAATTCATCAAGTTCTGCACTAACCCCTTTTTTAATCATATTACCTTCTCTTACTGAAAATGGTGCATCTTCAAGTAAGATATTATCTATCTTAGTATATATATCTTTAAGTGCATTAAAATCTACACTTTCAAATTTTTCTGGCCATAAATCTCTAATCTTAAAACTTGAATAAATAGTATTTTTTAAAGCATTTAAATCTTTACCATTCTCATTAGAAAATATTACCTTACCTATTAGTCTTTCTATATCATATACATTATCAAGTAAATTTCTAATTTCTTCTCTTTTAATGATTTCTTTTGATAGATATTCTATATCATCATATCTTCTATTTATCTCATCTAAATCAAGTAAAGGATTTTGAAGTAACTGCTTAAGTTTTCTAGATCCTGTAGATGATTTACATTTATCAAGTACCCATAATAGTGATCCATAAACAGATTTATCTCTTTGATTTTTTACTACTTCTAAATTTCTAAGTGTAGATGATGAAATTTCTACTACTTCTGATTTATTAATTACTTCTATCTTTCTTATAGTTAACTCACTATTAAATTGCATAGCTAAAACATAATCTAAGATACAAGCACATGCATCTATCATAGCCTTTTTACCAAATATTCCATAGCTATCTAATGATACTATATTAAAATAGTCTTTTAAAAATTTTTCTGCATCATTAACTCTAGTAATATTAGAAATATTGATATCTAATTTATCAATTATTCCTGATAATTTTTCTTGTAAACTATGTGTAAGTAATATTTCACTTGGCTCTATCTTATATATCTCACTAATTAAATTATCCTCATCACATTCTAATACCTTAAATTCTCCAGTAGTAATATCTAAATATGATATGGCATAACTTTGATTACTATGAGCAATACAAGCTAAATAATTATTTGATTTTGAGTCAATAAAATCAACATCTTGCATAGTTCCAGAAGTAATAATTTGTATTACTTCTCTTTTTACTATACCTTTAGCTTGTTTAGGATCTTCTGTTTGCTCACATATTGCTACCTTGTATCCTGCGTTAACTAGTTTAGCTATATATGGCTTAGCAGAATGATAAGGTATACCTGCAAGAGGTACTACCA includes:
- the fni gene encoding type 2 isopentenyl-diphosphate Delta-isomerase, encoding MSRKDDHLKFALKDFKDNNSLDMYKLEYISIPSFGLEEIDTSTNIGNVDFEFPFFINAITGGSEKGDKINKDLEYVAKKTGIFLFPGSYSPFLKNKENNYPKNRGVNLGLDKPVESHLTAVTKTNAKLLQVHVNMIQEMLMPEGDRNFENWESNLKDILANISIPVILKETGFGMGRETFIKAKELGIKILDISGKGGTDFARIENSRRKVSKKYYEEVGYTTAESLEIAKEFKDDFEILASGGIRNPLDVVKALALGANAVGVSRAFLEVLEMEGKNSLIETINVWKKDVKNLMLLTGSRNIQELRGKIRRGCSEINSSK
- the mutS gene encoding DNA mismatch repair protein MutS yields the protein MSTPLMKQYTEIKEQYKEYILFFRLGDFYEMFFEDAETASRVLGLTLTSRNKEKGMVVPLAGIPYHSAKPYIAKLVNAGYKVAICEQTEDPKQAKGIVKREVIQIITSGTMQDVDFIDSKSNNYLACIAHSNQSYAISYLDITTGEFKVLECDEDNLISEIYKIEPSEILLTHSLQEKLSGIIDKLDINISNITRVNDAEKFLKDYFNIVSLDSYGIFGKKAMIDACACILDYVLAMQFNSELTIRKIEVINKSEVVEISSSTLRNLEVVKNQRDKSVYGSLLWVLDKCKSSTGSRKLKQLLQNPLLDLDEINRRYDDIEYLSKEIIKREEIRNLLDNVYDIERLIGKVIFSNENGKDLNALKNTIYSSFKIRDLWPEKFESVDFNALKDIYTKIDNILLEDAPFSVREGNMIKKGVSAELDELRDIMNNGTSILLEIEAREREKTGIKNLKIKYNNVFGYFIEVSKSNLNMVPETYIRKQTLSNAERFITEEIKSYEDKIINSKAKITELEYNIFKSLSSYIKEFKNVFIELSNILAYVDILISFTITALENNYVRPTFTEDSYEIKDARHPVVEKLIGDNTFIANNVYFDEKNRFIILTGPNMSGKSTYMKQIALISIMAQIGSFVPASSARLNVVDKVLTRIGASDDILSGQSTFMVEMSEVASIVNSATPNSLIILDEVGRGTSTYDGLAIASSISKYIVENINAKSIFATHYHELTELENEYETIKNYRIEVEEKNGKVNFLRTIVKGGADRSYGIEVAKLAGLPKSIIRESTKLLKSFEVEKQNGQLSLFDNFEYENYDKIEKLEETIDTLNDKLDKLRNIDINNMTPLNALNLLMQLKEEIDK